In Panacibacter ginsenosidivorans, the following proteins share a genomic window:
- a CDS encoding DUF4199 domain-containing protein, with product MEQKVSTPVQKGLIISLLLIIFGLVLYFTNQYMNKGLSYIQYVILLGGIIWSCNTYAKQMNGNVTFGNIFAHGFKTTAFVAALMAVYTLLAVKFIFPEMMDKIMDAARQEMIKGGQLSESQVDQGIEMGKKFFVPFAIGGIIFFFALVGAIGSLIGAATAKKNPQDPFAQQPQM from the coding sequence ATGGAACAAAAAGTTTCTACCCCGGTACAAAAGGGTCTGATCATTTCACTGCTTTTGATCATATTTGGTTTAGTGCTTTATTTCACTAACCAATATATGAATAAAGGTCTTTCTTATATTCAATATGTTATTCTGCTTGGAGGCATTATATGGAGTTGTAATACTTATGCCAAACAAATGAATGGCAATGTTACATTCGGGAATATTTTTGCGCATGGATTTAAAACAACTGCTTTTGTTGCTGCCCTGATGGCTGTATACACTTTGCTTGCAGTTAAATTTATTTTCCCTGAAATGATGGATAAAATAATGGATGCAGCCAGGCAGGAAATGATTAAAGGTGGCCAGTTGAGCGAAAGCCAGGTAGACCAGGGAATAGAAATGGGCAAGAAATTTTTTGTACCATTTGCAATAGGCGGTATCATTTTCTTTTTTGCTTTAGTAGGTGCTATAGGTTCACTTATAGGTGCGGCTACAGCTAAAAAAAATCCACAGGATCCTTTTGCGCAACAACCTCAAATGTAA